The Acidimicrobiales bacterium genome segment TCTCGCCGTACCGGAGGTCCTGCACCCGGTCCAGGGCCAGGTGCAGGGACGGCTTGAGCAGGTTGTTGGCGTGGTCCGCCGATGGGTCCTCATCGAACCAGGTCACGATGGCCGCGTCGTAGGCCGCCGTGTGGGCGAAGGCCGATCGGGCCAGCCGCCGTCGGGTGGCGTCGGACAGGGAGCCGACGGCCCGGAGCTCGTCGAGGACCGGCCGGTAGTCGGCCGGGTCGACGACCACGCCCACGAGGGCGAGGTAATTGGCCGCTGCCCGGACCATGGTCGGCCCACCGATGTCGATCAGCTCGATCCCGGGGTCCGACGTGAACGGGTAGAGGTTCCCAACCACCAGGTCAATGGGCACGATACCCCTGGCTTCCAGATTGGCCAGGTGCTCGGGATCGGATCGGTCGGCCAGGATCCCACCGTGAATTGCCGGGTGCAGCGTCTTGCCCCTGCCCTCAAGAATCTCCGGGGCCCCGGTAACCTCGCCGCCCTCCACCACGGGCACGCCCTCGTCGGCCAGGCCCGAGGCCGTACCCCCGCTGGAGACCAGC includes the following:
- a CDS encoding bifunctional phosphoribosylaminoimidazolecarboxamide formyltransferase/IMP cyclohydrolase PurH, producing the protein MSPVPKRALLSVHDKTGIADLARGLVEAGGELVSSGGTASGLADEGVPVVEGGEVTGAPEILEGRGKTLHPAIHGGILADRSDPEHLANLEARGIVPIDLVVGNLYPFTSDPGIELIDIGGPTMVRAAANYLALVGVVVDPADYRPVLDELRAVGSLSDATRRRLARSAFAHTAAYDAAIVTWFDEDPSADHANNLLKPSLHLALDRVQDLRYGE